A single region of the Williamwhitmania taraxaci genome encodes:
- a CDS encoding tetratricopeptide repeat protein produces MKKLIIACCFIFTFPFATFSIDRPSADSLVKEGRYLDAALEYERLCFLSDSNNKNELLMQKALCLRWAGEYERASATLDRIPLFFVTDSVRKKVVFERALNYYLNGRFAQAEGEIRVLEDMFQGKLPVGSVLLCALILNEQQKWGDAKAMLLANASSGVFGNDSVAAKNRIMILYSDSNTPRLKSKNTAFWLSFLPGAGIAYGGEPAEGVLNFVMNAAAFGFGVYEIYYGYYLTGYFTGGILLEKFYLGGRKRADFLVERTNYERAKHFNKQAKSSLME; encoded by the coding sequence ATGAAAAAGTTAATTATCGCGTGCTGTTTCATCTTCACATTCCCCTTCGCAACTTTTTCGATAGATAGGCCTAGCGCCGATAGCCTTGTAAAGGAGGGCCGTTACCTTGACGCAGCCCTTGAATATGAGCGGCTCTGTTTCTTAAGCGATTCGAATAATAAGAACGAACTATTGATGCAGAAGGCTCTTTGTCTTCGGTGGGCAGGAGAGTATGAGCGTGCTTCCGCTACCCTCGATCGTATACCGCTCTTTTTTGTGACTGATTCCGTCCGAAAGAAAGTTGTTTTTGAGCGGGCCTTGAACTACTATCTCAATGGACGGTTTGCGCAGGCAGAAGGCGAAATCAGGGTTTTGGAGGATATGTTTCAGGGTAAACTTCCTGTGGGTAGTGTCCTTTTGTGTGCACTAATTTTAAATGAGCAGCAAAAATGGGGTGACGCTAAAGCAATGCTTTTGGCAAATGCCTCGTCTGGCGTTTTTGGTAACGATAGTGTTGCTGCCAAAAATCGGATAATGATTCTTTACTCCGATTCCAACACACCAAGGCTTAAGAGTAAAAATACCGCCTTTTGGCTTAGCTTTTTACCTGGGGCTGGTATAGCATACGGAGGGGAACCAGCCGAAGGTGTTCTTAATTTTGTTATGAATGCTGCTGCGTTTGGATTTGGAGTTTATGAGATATACTATGGCTACTACCTAACTGGTTATTTTACTGGCGGAATTTTGCTCGAAAAATTTTACCTTGGAGGTAGAAAGCGCGCTGATTTTCTAGTTGAAAGAACCAACTATGAACGAGCAAAGCATTTTAATAAGCAAGCAAAATCTTCTTTGATGGAGTAA
- a CDS encoding TM2 domain-containing protein, which produces MKKFLVAFAFLVGTAATSMANTSNYYADNAAVDQVFQNAAEVSLSAYDFNAMKTENNTTTVSSEKNAVVAWALCWVVGGFGIHRHYLGTSGSMWALYTFTGCGIFGIIPTVDWFVLLIDGVVNKNIDKYVDNEKFFMWA; this is translated from the coding sequence ATGAAAAAGTTTTTAGTTGCTTTTGCATTCCTAGTTGGAACTGCAGCCACATCGATGGCAAACACCTCTAACTACTATGCAGACAATGCAGCAGTAGATCAAGTATTCCAAAATGCTGCTGAGGTTTCTCTTTCTGCTTATGACTTTAATGCAATGAAAACTGAAAACAACACGACTACTGTTTCTTCTGAGAAGAACGCAGTTGTTGCTTGGGCTCTTTGCTGGGTTGTTGGTGGTTTTGGTATTCACCGTCACTACCTAGGAACTTCTGGTAGCATGTGGGCACTTTATACCTTCACCGGTTGTGGTATTTTCGGTATTATACCAACTGTTGACTGGTTTGTTCTTCTTATTGACGGTGTTGTTAACAAAAACATCGATAAGTATGTTGACAACGAAAAATTCTTTATGTGGGCTTAA